In Felis catus isolate Fca126 chromosome C2, F.catus_Fca126_mat1.0, whole genome shotgun sequence, a single window of DNA contains:
- the B3GALNT1 gene encoding UDP-GalNAc:beta-1,3-N-acetylgalactosaminyltransferase 1 produces MALALLTTLPSRMSLRSLKWSLLLLSLLSFLVMWYLSLPHYNVIERVNWMYFYEYEPIYRQDFRFTLREHSNCSHQNPFLVILVTSHPSDVKARQAIRVTWGEKKSWWGYEVLTFFLLGQPAEKEDKVLALSLEDEHILYGDIIRQDFLDTYNNLTLKTIMAFRWVTEFCPNAKYIMKTDTDVFINTGNLVKYLLNVNHSEKFFTGYPLIDNYSYRGFYQKAHISYQEYPFKVFPPYCSGLGYIMSRDLVPRIYEMMSHVKPIKFEDVYVGICLNLLNVDIHIPEDTNLFFLYRIHLDVCQLRRVIAAHGFSSKEIITFWQVMLRNTTCHY; encoded by the coding sequence ATGGCCCTGGCTCTCTTGACCACTCTTCCGAGTAGGATGTCACTGAGATCCCTCAAATGGAGCCTCCTGCTGCTATCCCTCCTGAGTTTTCTTGTGATGTGGTACCTCAGCCTGCCCCACTACAATGTGATAGAACGTGTAAACTGGATGTACTTCTATGAGTATGAGCCAATTTACAGACAAGACTTTCGCTTCACACTTCGAGAGCATTCAAACTGCTCTCATCAAAACCCTTTTCTTGTCATCCTGGTGACCTCACACCCTTCAGATGTGAAAGCCAGACAGGCCATTAGAGTTACTTGGggtgaaaaaaaatcttggtgGGGATATGAGGttcttacatttttcttactAGGCCAGCCGGCCGAAAAGGAAGACAAAGTGTTAGCATTGTCCTTAGAGGATGAGCACATTCTTTATGGTGACATAATACGACAAGATTTTTTAGACACATATAATAATCTGACCTTGAAAACAATTATGGCATTCAGGTGGGTAACTGAGTTTTGCCCCAATGCCAAGTACATCATGAAGACAGACACTGATGTTTTCATCAATACTGGCAACTTAGTGAAGTATCTTTTAAATGTAAACCATTCAGAGAAGTTTTTCACAGGTTATCCTCTAATCGATAATTATTCCTATAGAGGATTTTACCAAAAAGCCCATATTTCATACCAAGAGTATCCCTTCAAGGTGTTTCCTCCCTACTGCAGTGGGTTGGGTTATATAATGTCCAGAGATTTGGTGCCAAGAATCTATGAAATGATGAGTCACGTAAAACCCATCAAGTTTGAAGATGTTTATGTTGGGATCTGTTTGAATTTATTAAACGTGGACATCCATATTCCAGAAGACAcaaaccttttctttttatataggATCCATTTGGATGTCTGTCAACTCAGACGTGTGATTGCAGCTCATGGCTTTTCTTCCAAGGAGATTATCACATTTTGGCAGGTTATGCTAAGGAATACCACATGCCATTATTAA